Genomic window (Ananas comosus cultivar F153 linkage group 1, ASM154086v1, whole genome shotgun sequence):
acttttaataccttaaaaaaatatcttccCAGTTActcattctcttttctttcttttcttttcttcatatGAACaaacactttcttttttttaaaaaaaaaatcccttaaATGAAATAATTTGGAATCAGATGTAAAAGAGATGTAATTTGGTAGGAGATGAACTTCTCGTttgaaattatttatataaagcaactctaaaaaaaaaatcaatgcgAAACGAAGATAAAGAGTTATAAAACCGAAATTTCGATACGTGGGAAAGCCTGCTGCAGCTGCTTAATCATCTGAAAACTCTCTCTTTGACGAGCTCCGTGGATGGTCATCTTCGTCAGTGAAGTCGCAACTCGGAATAAGAACTCCAGAAAGTCATATTCATATCTCTGCCCTTGAGGCCTGTAGATTGATATATCAACCAACTGCTTGAGCGACACGCCGTGAGAATCCCAATAACCGCCTCGGCCGAAACCGCCTTTTGCCTCGAAATAATTAGCGTAATCCTGAGaccaaagaaacaaaagaaaacaaattagaTTGCATTTCTCTTAcagatatatatgcaaatcaAAGGAAAGCCATTCGCAAATGGATTTCCTAGAAAAAAAAACCCGGTAAAGTATTTTCCATCCATTTGATTTTTCCATGAAAAgtatgttcctttttttttcccctgattTCACGGAAAATTACGGAATTCATCCTGAAAACAAAAACTATGGTAAGGGTTGTTTTTCTGTGGAAagctattgtttttttttaccccCGATAAACCGCTTTCCATGTTTTTCCGATGAACAAAACACCTCCTTCGATGCACGAGATCAAGGATCCGCACAAAGTGCGAGAAAATCTTCTGCTTCGAGGTGTAGAGAATGTGCTTCATAGCTAAAGATAATGGGCACTGTAATTATAAATCTGTAGTGATTCCGATTGACTCACAATATTCTGTTCAGATTCTACATAGAAGGAAACAACCAATGTCTCGAGTTTAGAGGAGTGCTTGAGCAAGAAGGCAACACCCAACGAATCGAATTCTGCAAAGTTGGCCGATATTCCCAGATGCTTGAGATTTCCATAGTTTGGAGCCGGCGGATTTGGCTGATCGCGCTGATCGAAAGCAAACTGACTCAATATCTGCATTATTTAGCATTCATGCATTAGTTTTATACCCAACAAGCGTAAGAGTTAGAAAGAAACCGGTTATCGAATTGATAATATTAATACAACATCAGAATTCAGTTTAGTTAGCAATCATGAACAACTTTGCGACCACACATACCTTCATAGAGCTCTCTAACACGACCAGCCGATTAACTCGAAGCTTGGTAAACGCAGTAGTCAGAGAGCCATTGTACAGTGAGTCCATGCAAGAGCGCCGATAGTTCAGAGGTATGAGGAAGGACGAGACGAGAGAAGCCGGGATGGAGTCAATAGTGGAGGAGCGCGGTGGCGGGCCACACCACACCAAAGTCTGAAGTCCTGGCGCGGACAGCTTGAAGTGAGTCAGGCTGAGATGATCATTCAGCTGGAACACCATCACTGTCTTGATGCTGGGGCAGCAGATGCTGAGGCCGCTCATTGATCTGTATATCTTTTCTAACCTCAAAAACTCTAAAAGCGGGGAGTTCACCTCGAGCGAAAACCAAGGTACGGATTCGAATATCATCCTCCAATCCTTAAGAACAGGACAGCTTTTAGAGATCGCGTCGTTGGCCATGGGGGCGAAAACCACTTGCGTGAGATCAAGATTCTCTAATGAAGGCAAGAATGCAGTGGCGGGCCAATCGATCACCGCTGCGCCCCCTCGAAAATGAAGACATAGCACTCTTAGTGATGGCAGGTGGAAGACGGAGGGCAACTTGACAAAAGAGTAAGCACCATAAAGACTAAGATCGAGTGACTGCAGTGCAGAGTTACTCACGTAGCGAATCCAATTGTCGAGTTTGGTTTTGTCGCGAAGTTTTCTCCTCATTCCGAGGGCGAAGGAGCGGACAGGAACGGCGTGGTGGCGATGCCTTAGAGCGGAGTCAACCAAGTT
Coding sequences:
- the LOC109715313 gene encoding uncharacterized protein LOC109715313 isoform X2, which codes for MANDAISKSCPVLKDWRMIFESVPWFSLEVNSPLLEFLRLEKIYRSMSGLSICCPSIKTVMVFQLNDHLSLTHFKLSAPGLQTLVWCGPPPRSSTIDSIPASLVSSFLIPLNYRRSCMDSLYNGSLTTAFTKLRVNRLVVLESSMKILSQFAFDQRDQPNPPAPNYGNLKHLGISANFAEFDSLGVAFLLKHSSKLETLVVSFYVESEQNIDYANYFEAKGGFGRGGYWDSHGVSLKQLVDISIYRPQGQRYEYDFLEFLFRVATSLTKMTIHGARQRESFQMIKQLQQAFPRIEISVL
- the LOC109715313 gene encoding uncharacterized protein LOC109715313 isoform X1 gives rise to the protein MRRKLRDKTKLDNWIRYVSNSALQSLDLSLYGAYSFVKLPSVFHLPSLRVLCLHFRGGAAVIDWPATAFLPSLENLDLTQVVFAPMANDAISKSCPVLKDWRMIFESVPWFSLEVNSPLLEFLRLEKIYRSMSGLSICCPSIKTVMVFQLNDHLSLTHFKLSAPGLQTLVWCGPPPRSSTIDSIPASLVSSFLIPLNYRRSCMDSLYNGSLTTAFTKLRVNRLVVLESSMKILSQFAFDQRDQPNPPAPNYGNLKHLGISANFAEFDSLGVAFLLKHSSKLETLVVSFYVESEQNIDYANYFEAKGGFGRGGYWDSHGVSLKQLVDISIYRPQGQRYEYDFLEFLFRVATSLTKMTIHGARQRESFQMIKQLQQAFPRIEISVL